The Anabaena sp. PCC 7108 region CAGCCTAGAGGAAAGTTAACTGGACTTATGGACAGAACAGAGCCAACTGTTTGCTCAACTACGCTCTTAGATGAATATAGTTGGTTGGAGTTCTCCACCTGCTTAAGTATTCAAGGGGTGATTGCGGGTATAGATGAAGTTGGAAGAGGGGCTTTATTTGGCCCGGTAGTTGCGGCAGCTGTGATCTTACCAGAACAGGCTTGGTCAAGTTTGATAGCAGCTAAAATTAAGGACAGCAAAAAGTTGTCTAGTTCTCGAAGAACTCAACTAGCCCAGCAAATTCATGGGCTGGCTTTAGATTGGAAAATTGGTTATGCTTCAGTTGCAGAAATTGACAAGTTAAATATTTTACAGGCAACCTTGTTAGCAATGAAGCGGGCTGTACTGAAGTTGAAGATACAGCCTGCACTCTGCTTAGTTGACGGGAATCAGTTAGTAAAGGATTTATTTATACCACAACAAACAATCGTTAAGGGAGACGAGCGATCGCTCAACATCGCAGCTGCTAGTATCATGGCAAAAGTTTGGCGAGATGATCTAGTAGTGCGTTTGGCCTCAAAGTATCCCATGTATAACTTGGAGCAGAATAAAGGTTATGGGAGTCAGAAACATTTGCTGGCTCTGCAAAAATACGGGATTTCGCCTCTGCATCGTCTCTCTTTTCGTCCTTGTCAAATTCAGTTATGAAGCAGGGCGTAGGAGTAATATCGTGTTCAGTTCAAAACTTATAATTAAGGAACCGCGGGGAGAGCTTTTTGATAGGCGATGATCTGAACATGAAATAACACAAAAGATTACAGGTCGTAGGGAGTACAAAATTTAAATTACAAAATTTAAATCAAAATTAGGTATCAAAGCAGTTTTACTCCTGAATTCGGACGTATTAAGTCCGGTTAAATACTAATCATTAGAGATGAAACGGAGAGTTATTTTAATCAGCAATTACCCTGATTTGATGTACACTGCTTCAAAATTTCCCCGTTGTTTTGTTAGTCAAAGTTCAGGATTGGTAATTCAGTATGATCATCTGCAAGACCTGTTTTGTCGGTTTGTAATATTACCCAACGACGATAATCAGCTAGAAGGTGATGTAATAATCTTTGCTTAATAGTCAATAACACGCTTTTAAGCAAACCATTACCTGTGGTTTCTAAAATCGACCTTGGAGTCAGGGAAAATGGTTGAGGAATCTCCACCAGTACTTCTAGATCGGCTTTTCCTTGTAAGCGAGTCTCACTACCTAGTTGATAGGGCGATAAGTATCCTTTTAAATTAAGAGCAAAGCGTTGGTTGATATACTCAAAACCAAGGATTTCACAACCGAGTGATCGCAAATAAATTGTTCCCTGAGAATCAGCCCAAACTCTCATGTCTACTGTAGGTTGAATACTTAGTGACATAAAAGCCAGAGGACGCATTTTTAAGCGAAATACTTCTTCAGAAAGCTGTTGAATCCGGCTGTTATCAGCCAAAGTATTTACCAGACGTTGAGGCTGACGCAAGTAGTGGTGAATAGAAATAGGCTGCTTAGGGACAGCAATTTCGACCGATTGAGAGGCAGTAAACTTAGTACCCATGAGCAGATTACAACTTTTATTTTATAATTTTAATATTTTTTAATAACTTAAATTTGTTTACAAAAAACTATAACTTTATTAATTATCGATCAAACTTGTAACTTAAGGCTAAAAGTATGGCTGTAATCATAGAGAAAAGTCCACCTTTAGCGATCGCACATTTGGGGCCTCCTGGAACTTACGCCGAACAAGCTGCTTTTTTTTATCTCAACTGGCTGAAAAAAACTCAAGCAGTTGAGGCGACTTTATGTGCTTATCCCACAATTGCCCAGTCACTGCAAGCTGTAGCTACAAAGCAAGCCCAGTTAGCTGTTGTGCCTGTTGAGAATTCCATTGAAGGCAGTGTCACCATGACAATGGATACATTGTGGCAGTTGGAAACTTTACAAATTCAATTGGCTTTAGTGCTGCCTATTTCCCATACCTTAATTTCCTGTGCTGATAATTTAGACAGCATTGAAACTGTTTATTCTCATCCCCAGGCTTTAGCACAATGTCAAGGATGGTTAGGGCAGTTTCTACCCAATGTAAATTTAATTCCTAGTAATTCTACTGCTGAGGCTCTTCAGGGACTTAAACAGGGGGTAAAAACCGCAGCAATTGCCTCGCGCAGAGCAGCAGAACTTTACAATTTACCTATATTAGCGACTGGTATTAACGACTATCCAGACAACTGTACTCGCTTTTGGGTAATTAGCCAGAGCCAAGAAGATGCTAGTGAGCAAATATCTTCTACTCACACATCCATAGCTTTCAGCTTACCTGCTAATGTACCTGGCGCATTAGCTAAAGCTTTGCAAGTATTTGCTCACCTAAGTATTAACCTCAGTCGCATTGAGTCTCGTCCCACAAAACGCTCCTTAGGAGAATATTTATTTTTCATTGACATACAAACAAGTGCAACTCAAGTGCAAACAGCTTTATCTGAGTTACGTAATTACACAGAAGTACTCAAGGTTTTTGGTAGCTATGGTGTTACCTTAATCGATCATTCTTAATTCTTAATAGAGCCTGGGTTTGTGTATCGTACCGTAGGCTCTGTGAAAAATTAATTTTTAAATGTATCTTTAAGCACAGAACGTGCCGCCAGATGATTACGAGTAGAAGTTAAAATTTCTGCTTCCCGTTCTAAGCGAGCTGCAGTATCCTGTATTTCTAGCAATGCTTGCTGTTCAGGAGCAACACCATAAAGGTTACTGGCCACCCAATAGGATAACTCTGTTGGTAAATCTGGTAAATCTTCTGGTAATTCAATATTTTGTTCAGTTAACTTACCTGACAGACGAACGACATCTCGCAGAAGTTGTTCAACTTCAGAAGCCAAAGGTCGTAAATCTTGAGATGGTGGTTGGTCTTCAATCCATTCCACTAAACCAACTCGATAAGGTTTTTCGCGGACATACTCTAAAACGCGAAACCTTTGCTGTCCTAAAGTTAGCATCTCCATGCGGTCATCAGGCATTCGCTTGTAATGAATAATTTCTGCACAGCAGCCGACATTGGCAATTGTGCCTTTAACTGGATCAACCATCAAGACTCCAAACCTGCGATCGCTTTCCAAAATCGTGTTCATCATGATTCTGTAACGAAATTCAAAGATATGTAGGGGTAAAGGTCTAGTTGGAAATAGAACTACTTCCGGTAAAGGAAAAAGAGGTAGTTCACGGACTGCAATTTTAGAAGAAGATGTCATTGTTAGTTGAGTATAAATTTAACTTTTAAAAAATTTATTTTTTCCTACTTTCTCTGTAATTTTCTTATATTCTATCATTTATTCAATAGTGAATAAAAAGCCCTGAGTTGAAAAAGGACAAGGAAAAACGTATCTCCACGTCAATGCATCTTCTTCTCAGAGCATCTTTAGGATCAATTTATCCAAAATAAGGTAAACATTTATACTCCATAATTTCATTAGTCATTTGTCTAAATGCTCATGACTAATGATAGAAACAGTGCTGAGTGCTGAGTAAAAAAGTAAAATTAAACCGACTAATCACACTCATGTTTATTAGCATAGCGTCTCCTAGAGAAGCCCTTGCCTTTAGGTATGGAAAAAAGATTTATTTCGAGATGGGTAGCATCCAGAAATATACATCCTTACTTCAATCCCTTAGTTTTAACTATTGGGTCACTCAGCACTCCTGAATAATTTACAATTTGACTTCGATATCTACGCCAGATGGTAAATCCAACTTCATCAACGCATCGATAGTTTTAGAAGAAGGTTGGTAAATGTCAATAATCCGACGATGAGTGCGGGTTTCAAAATGTTCACGGGAATCTTTATCTACGTGGGGAGATCGCAGTACGCAATAGATCCGCCGTTTTGTTGGTAAAGGAATAGGTCCTATAGCTGTAGCGTTAGTACGGTTAGCTGTATCTACAATCTTCTCGCAAGATGTATCCAATAAACGTCGGTCAAAAGCTTGTAAGCGAATTCTAATCTTCTGCTGCTGTAGAGTTGCCATATGAGAGTTTTCCAGGTTCTGTGAATTTTAGATTTTAGGTTTTAGATTTTAGATTTTAGATTTTAGATGCCAAATCCAAAATTTAAGCTCCAAAATTGTTTTGAGGAAGAGAAAGGAGCAGAGATGGTGTAATGCATCCCTGCTCCTTGATTATGAGAAGCAAAAAGGTGCTAACTATTTCAGGATTTTGGATACAACACCAGCACCGATGGTGCGACCACCTTCACGAATAGCAAAGCGCATACCCTGCTCAATTGCGATCGCGTTAATTAGTTCCACTGTCATTTTGATGCGGTCTCCAGGCATAACCATTTCTACCTCTTTGCCCTCATCGGAGGTGTAGCTTTTGATTGTACCTGTTACATCAGTTGTCCGTACATAGAATTGAGGACGGTATCCAGCGAAAAATGGTGTTTTCCGACCACCTTCTTTTTCGGTCAGTACGTACACTTCACCTTCAAATTGAGTGTGAGGTGTAATAGAACCGGGTTTAGCAATTACCATGCCCCGTTCAATATCAGCCTTTTGAATACCCCGGAGAAGTACACCAGCGTTATCTCCAGCCATACCCTGATCAAGACTCTTTTTGAACATCTCGATTCCAGTTACGGTAGTAGCGCGAGTATCTCTGATACCTATGAGTTCAACGTTATCACCAACTTTGACTACACCACGTTCAATCCGACCAGTAGCAACTGTACCACGACCTGTGATGGAGAAAACGTCTTCTACAGCCATCAAGAAAGGCTTATCTACATCCCGCTCAGGAGTTGGGATATAGGCATCTACAGCATCCATCAATTCATAGATTTTATCTACCCAGGGGTTTTCTCCCCGTTGAGTCTTAGGATTCTTAGTCATTGCTTCAAGAGCTTGTAGACCAGAGCCTTTGATAATGGGGATATCATCGCCTGGGAAATCGTAACTAGTCAAAAGTTCCCGAAGTTCTAGTTCCACTAGTTCCAGGAGTTCTGGATCATCCATTAAATCTTCTTTATTCAAGAAGACAACCAAACTAGGAACACCCACCTGTTTTGCCAACAGGATGTGTTCACGAGTTTGGGGCATAGGACCATCGGTAGCAGCCACTACGAGGATGCCGCCATCCATTTGCGCCGCACCGGTGATCATGTTCTTCACATAGTCAGCGTGTCCGGGGCAGTCTACGTGAGCATAGTGGCGATCTGTGGTTTCATACTCAACGTGAGCGGTATTGATGGTAATACCACGTGCCTTTTCTTCTGGTGCGTTATCGATTTGGTCGTAACCTTTAGCTACAGCTTGACCATTAGCAGCCAAAGTCATGGTAATTGCTGCTGTTAAAGTAGTTTTGCCGTGGTCAACGTGGCCAACAGTACCGATATTTAAATGGGGTTTATTTCTTTCAAACTTTGCGCGTGCCATGAATGCTCGTTTCCTTTTTTAATTAAGCGTTCCCTTTACTTTTGGCAATGATAGTTTCAGCCACGCTGCGAGGCACCTCTTCGTAGTGACTGAACTCCATTGTAAAGATACCCCGACCTTGGGTTTTCGACCGGATATCAGTGGCATAGCCAAACATGGTTGCCAGTGGAACTTTAGATGCCACCTTAGCCAGTCCCTGTTCAGTGCTTTGGCTTTCAATCTGTCCTCTGCGGGCGATTAAGTCACCAATGACGTTCCCGATAAAGTCTTCGGGTACTTCAACTTCAACTTTCATCATAGGCTCTAAGATGACAGGTGAAGCTTTAGATACCGCTTCTTTCATTGCCATTGAGCCAGCAATTTTGAAAGCCATTTCCGAAGAGTCTACATCGTGGTAAGAACCATCTATCAAAGTAGCTTTGACATCAATGAGTGGATATCCAGCGACAACACCGGATTCACAACATTCTTTCATTCCTTGTTCGGCAGGTCCTACGTACTCTTTAGGTACGGTACCACCAACAACCTTGGAGACAAATTCAAAACCTGTGCCTGGTTCTCCTGGCTCCAAATTGATGACAACGTGACCGTATTGACCTTTACCACCACTTTGACGGATGAATTTGCCTTCTATTTTGTTTACGGCTTTGCGAATTGTTTCCCGGTAAGCTACCTGTGGCTGACCCACATTGGCTTCTACCTTAAATTCCCGTAACATCCGGTCTACCAGAATTTCTAGGTGCAATTCTCCCATCCCCGCAATCACGGTTTGGTTAGTTTCGGGATCGACACGAACACGGAAGGTAGGGTCTTCTTCTGATAGAGATTGCAGAGCTTTGGACAATTTGTCCATGTCATTTTTGGTTTTGGGTTCAACCGCTACCGAGATCACAGGTTCTGGAATAAATAGGGATTCTAGAATTACTGGTGAACCTTCATCGCAAAGGGTATCACCTGTTAAGGTATCTTTTAATCCCAAGGCAGCACCCAAATCACCTGCCCGCAGTTCATCTACATCTTGTCGGTCATCCGCTTTCATCAGCACTAACCGAGAAATCCGTTCTTTTTTATTCTTGCTGACGTTGAGAACGTAACTACCTTTTTTCAGCACACCAGAATAAACACGAACGAAGGTGAGGCGACCATAAGGATCAGCCATAATCTTAAATGCCAAAGCTGATAATGGTTCTTCATCATCAGCATGACGTTCTACAGGATCACCATTGAGTAGTGTGCCTTGAATTGGTGGGACTTCAGTTGGTGAGGGTAGATAATCTATCACTGCATCCAACATCAATTGCACACCTTTATTCTTAAAGGCTGAACCGCAAAGCACTGGTACTATTGTTCCAGCAATTGTTCCTTTCCTCAGAGCAGTGCGGATTTCTGCTTCCGTTAGTTCTTCACCCTCGAAATACTTGGTCATTAAAGTATCTTCGGTTTCCGCTACTGCTTCTACCAATTTTGTCCGATACTCTGTTGCTTTTGCTTGTAATTCGGCTGGGATTTCTGTTGTTTGGATATCAGTTCCTTGGTCATTTGTGTACATATATGCACACATCCGCACTAAGTCAATAATCCCTTTAAATTCTGTTTCACTACCGATAGGTAGTTGAATAGCAATAGCATTAGCTCTTAAGCGATCGCGCATCTGATCATGCACTTTATAGAAGTTCGCACCAGTGCGATCCATCTTGTTAATAAAGGCGATGCGAGGTACTTTATAACGGTCTGCTTGTCGCCATACTGTTTCTGATTGTGGTTGTACACCACCTACAGAACAAAATACAGCGATTACACCATCTAATACTCGCATGGAACGTTCAACTTCAATTGTGAAGTCTACGTGACCGGGAGTATCAATAATGTTAATTTGATGTTCTTTCCAACTGGTACTAATCGCAGCAGCAGTAATAGTAATTCCCCGCTCCCGCTCCTGAGCCATCCAGTCGGTTACAGCAGTTCCTTCGTGAACTTCACCAATTTTATGAATGATCCCAGAGTAAAATAATATTCTCTCTGTTGTCGTTGTTTTGCCCGCATCTATATGCGCCGCAATACCGATATTGCGTACTTTCTCTAGCGGGTTCGTGCGTGCCACAGTTACCTCCTATCGTTGTCGCCTCATGATATCTTGTATATTACTCTTTGTTAAGATTCTATACTTTTACGGAAAACCGTCTTTCTCAGGAAATTTTACGATATACCGCTTTCCGGTGGCGATATATCGCTGCTCTAATTAGTAACGATAGTGTGCAAATGCCTTATTTGCTTCGGCCATCCGGTGCGTTTCTTCCCGCTTGCGAATTGCGCTTCCTGTTTCGTTAGCAGCATCCATTAACTCGTTTGCGAGTCTGCTGGCCATTGTACGGCCTGGTCTAGCTCTAGAATATTGCACTAGCCAACGCAAGGCTAGGGTCGTACCCCGATCTGTCCGTACTTCCATTGGGACTTGGTAAGTTGCTCCACCTACTCGTCGAGCTTTTACTTCTACTAAAGGCGTTGCATTTCGCACTGCTTTTTCAAAGGTTTCTAAAGCACCATTACCAGTGCGTTCCTCGATTGTTTTCAAGGCTTCATAAACGATTCTTGCGGCAAGTGATTTCTTGCCATGACGCATGATCCGTCTGATAATCATGCTGACCAGACGACTGTTATACACTGAGTCAGACGGAACTGGGCGTCTTTGACTAACACCACGACGAGACATACTTCATCCTTAAATTCGGAATTTGGCAACGAAATTATATGCTATCAGAACATAGGAACCTAAAAGCGGTGTAAGTAGCCGCTTTAATTTCCTTGAATTTTTGGCTTTAGTTGCAGCAAAGCTGAACTGACTTACTTGCTGCTCCCCTACCAGACACGCAAGACGAAAACATTATAGACTTTAATATTTACATTAAAGTGCTGCTATCGCTGACTTTATTCTGCTTGAAAACTCTACACTTGCTCATTTAGCGCGGAGAGCAACTTTATTTATTTACCCAGCGGTTTTAGGCAATAAGGCGATTAATCGTGATTGATGCGATTAATCGCCTTTGATCTACTTTTTCGCTGCTTTTGGACGCTTAGTTCCATATTTGGAACGACCTTGCTTCCTATCTTTAACTCCGGCTGTATCTAACGTGCCACGGATAATGTGGTATCTCACGCCTGGTAAGTCTTTTACCCGACCGCCACGAATCATCACAACAGAGTGTTCTTGCAAGTTGTGGCCAATACCTGGGATGTAAGCTGTGACTTCAAATCCGGAGGTAAGTCTGACCCTTGCTACTTTGCGGAGCGCTGAGTTCGGCTTTTTCGGTGTAGTTGTGTAGACTCTGGTACAAACCCCTCGACGTTGAGGGCATTGTTTCAAAGCCGGGGACTTAGTTTTCTGACGCGCTTGTTCGCGTTCGGTACGTATTAGCTGCTGTATTGTTGGCATGAGTTACAGCGCGTGTTGCTGCTTATAGTCTATTTTAACAAATCCTGATTATAGCGTTTTTCATGATTTTTTGTCAATTATTATTTTGTTATGACATCAGTTATCAGTTGCTATGTTATGAACGTGCAAACTAAAATCACAATAGCTGATTTATCTTGTGAACGTTATGAGCTAACTACCACGTTTAGCAATATTTTCAAATTTTCCCACCATTGCTACTAGAGAATTCAGGAGTCAGAAATAGAGAAGGAATTTCCACAGCTACAGGTAGCTATCGCTAGTGGGTTATGGAAGCGAAAACCTCCACCCATCAGGTCTTCTGAATAATCCAATACTAACCCAGTAATATAATTCATACTTTGAGCGTCTAGGACTACTTGAGTTCCATTAACGTCAAAAACCTGATCTTCAACTTTGACCACTTGGTCAAAATAAATATCGTAAAACAATCCAGAACAGCCACCAGGCTTGACTTGCAAGCGAAACAAGATATTTGGCTGTTGCTTGGATTTTAATCGACCGATTTCATTTGCGGCTGCTAAACTCAATTGAATCATGGAATTTTTGTCGCACAAACCCCATAACCATATTAGAGGGAGTTTGACAATTCGGGGCAAGAAGTTCACTAAGAGCGGGAGAATGAGCCAATCATATCAAATTGGGCGAATTAATCTTTACTTATTTTTCAGTACGAGCATAGTCGTCTTGGTAGCGAATAATATCATCTTCACCTAAATATTCGCCATTTTGGACTTCAATTAAAACTAAAGGAATTACCCCAGGATTCTCTAAACGATGAACAGTGCATTGAGGTACGTAGGTTGACTGATTATTACTGAGTAAAACTTCTTGCTGACCACAAACAACTCTAGCTGTGCCAGAAACCACTATCCAGTGTTCGCTACGGTGGTGGTGCATTTGTAGACTAAGGCGATGTCCCGGCTTAACTTCGATTCGCTTAATTTTATATCCGCGCCCTTCTTCCAAAACTGTAAAAGAACCCCAAGGACGTAATTCACTAGCAGCAATACTTCTAGGATTGAGGGCTGCGTTCAGGGTGAGAGCGTTAGACTGGGTTGTTTCTGTAAATGAAGCCATAGTTACCTCAGATGGAGACATACAAAAAAGTTATTATTCTTAATAGTGGATTCAAGAATTTGACTTGATATTTAAATAGTGAAAATTAGCAATTTAATTTCACTTTGCTAACCATAGCAAAATTAGATGTTATGGCGTAACTCATTACCAGCAAAACTTTTGGGTCTATACTAACTCTTCATCAAAGAAAATGCCAGCTTGTTCTCAACTTCAAAAAAGGATCAAAAAGTTAGAATGCAAAATCATGAAAAATGTTTTTTATAATTTTGCATTTGAGGTGGTAGTTGGACTATGGTTCTGGGTTGAGAAAAATACCAATACCGTTATGGACACGAGCCGCAGTACTGGGGGAACGGTCAAGTAATTGCCCTCCCAAGTATAAACTTGTCGAACTACCACCGTCCAAATTTAGGGCATTTACACAGCCCATAACCTGCATTAACTTAGCGTGTTCAGCTAAGGTAGCCCCTGCTCCACCAGCGCGATTATGGACAGCGGCAACCATCAAATTACCTGTATTGGTGGTACAAATAGCACTGCGAACTGCTTTTTCAGAGATAAAAGCGGCGCTGAATTTTTCGGCTTTGGCATCGAGAACAATTTGCCGATTTTGAATCAAGAGTGGACCGGCTCCGACAATGTGGGGATAACGGCTAAAATCGGTGGGAGTAGTATTGCTAGTAATACTGACTTTTGTGCCAATAGGCAATTTATTGGCGTTAGTAGTAGCAGTACCGCGTAAAGTGAGGAGGTAGCCGTTTTGGGGAATGGGAACGGGGGTGACACCTGCTTTACCACCGGGTAGCTGATTGGTAATTTGGTCATTTTGGACAACTAAAAGCATTTCATTGTCTGTGAGAGGTGTATAAGTACTGCCCCAAACAGATGTATAACGAGCAATACCAGTTTGGGCATAGCCACTGTTAAGAAAAAGAATGGGTAAGGACTGGTTATTGGCACTGATTAAACTTTCATTTAAGGTGAGACGGCCAAAGTAAAATTGTCCTGAATCATTCCAAGCGATCGCACCCCTGTTTAAAATTGGTCCTGATACCCACTGATGATCCCGACGAATAGCCCCTAAAGGTAATTTATTATTGCGATTAAAATAACCACCATTAATACC contains the following coding sequences:
- a CDS encoding ribonuclease HII, with product MDRTEPTVCSTTLLDEYSWLEFSTCLSIQGVIAGIDEVGRGALFGPVVAAAVILPEQAWSSLIAAKIKDSKKLSSSRRTQLAQQIHGLALDWKIGYASVAEIDKLNILQATLLAMKRAVLKLKIQPALCLVDGNQLVKDLFIPQQTIVKGDERSLNIAAASIMAKVWRDDLVVRLASKYPMYNLEQNKGYGSQKHLLALQKYGISPLHRLSFRPCQIQL
- a CDS encoding DUF1997 domain-containing protein, whose protein sequence is MGTKFTASQSVEIAVPKQPISIHHYLRQPQRLVNTLADNSRIQQLSEEVFRLKMRPLAFMSLSIQPTVDMRVWADSQGTIYLRSLGCEILGFEYINQRFALNLKGYLSPYQLGSETRLQGKADLEVLVEIPQPFSLTPRSILETTGNGLLKSVLLTIKQRLLHHLLADYRRWVILQTDKTGLADDHTELPILNFD
- the pheA gene encoding prephenate dehydratase; this translates as MAVIIEKSPPLAIAHLGPPGTYAEQAAFFYLNWLKKTQAVEATLCAYPTIAQSLQAVATKQAQLAVVPVENSIEGSVTMTMDTLWQLETLQIQLALVLPISHTLISCADNLDSIETVYSHPQALAQCQGWLGQFLPNVNLIPSNSTAEALQGLKQGVKTAAIASRRAAELYNLPILATGINDYPDNCTRFWVISQSQEDASEQISSTHTSIAFSLPANVPGALAKALQVFAHLSINLSRIESRPTKRSLGEYLFFIDIQTSATQVQTALSELRNYTEVLKVFGSYGVTLIDHS
- a CDS encoding LON peptidase substrate-binding domain-containing protein — translated: MTSSSKIAVRELPLFPLPEVVLFPTRPLPLHIFEFRYRIMMNTILESDRRFGVLMVDPVKGTIANVGCCAEIIHYKRMPDDRMEMLTLGQQRFRVLEYVREKPYRVGLVEWIEDQPPSQDLRPLASEVEQLLRDVVRLSGKLTEQNIELPEDLPDLPTELSYWVASNLYGVAPEQQALLEIQDTAARLEREAEILTSTRNHLAARSVLKDTFKN
- the rpsJ gene encoding 30S ribosomal protein S10; translation: MATLQQQKIRIRLQAFDRRLLDTSCEKIVDTANRTNATAIGPIPLPTKRRIYCVLRSPHVDKDSREHFETRTHRRIIDIYQPSSKTIDALMKLDLPSGVDIEVKL
- the tuf gene encoding elongation factor Tu encodes the protein MARAKFERNKPHLNIGTVGHVDHGKTTLTAAITMTLAANGQAVAKGYDQIDNAPEEKARGITINTAHVEYETTDRHYAHVDCPGHADYVKNMITGAAQMDGGILVVAATDGPMPQTREHILLAKQVGVPSLVVFLNKEDLMDDPELLELVELELRELLTSYDFPGDDIPIIKGSGLQALEAMTKNPKTQRGENPWVDKIYELMDAVDAYIPTPERDVDKPFLMAVEDVFSITGRGTVATGRIERGVVKVGDNVELIGIRDTRATTVTGIEMFKKSLDQGMAGDNAGVLLRGIQKADIERGMVIAKPGSITPHTQFEGEVYVLTEKEGGRKTPFFAGYRPQFYVRTTDVTGTIKSYTSDEGKEVEMVMPGDRIKMTVELINAIAIEQGMRFAIREGGRTIGAGVVSKILK
- the fusA gene encoding elongation factor G, which produces MARTNPLEKVRNIGIAAHIDAGKTTTTERILFYSGIIHKIGEVHEGTAVTDWMAQERERGITITAAAISTSWKEHQINIIDTPGHVDFTIEVERSMRVLDGVIAVFCSVGGVQPQSETVWRQADRYKVPRIAFINKMDRTGANFYKVHDQMRDRLRANAIAIQLPIGSETEFKGIIDLVRMCAYMYTNDQGTDIQTTEIPAELQAKATEYRTKLVEAVAETEDTLMTKYFEGEELTEAEIRTALRKGTIAGTIVPVLCGSAFKNKGVQLMLDAVIDYLPSPTEVPPIQGTLLNGDPVERHADDEEPLSALAFKIMADPYGRLTFVRVYSGVLKKGSYVLNVSKNKKERISRLVLMKADDRQDVDELRAGDLGAALGLKDTLTGDTLCDEGSPVILESLFIPEPVISVAVEPKTKNDMDKLSKALQSLSEEDPTFRVRVDPETNQTVIAGMGELHLEILVDRMLREFKVEANVGQPQVAYRETIRKAVNKIEGKFIRQSGGKGQYGHVVINLEPGEPGTGFEFVSKVVGGTVPKEYVGPAEQGMKECCESGVVAGYPLIDVKATLIDGSYHDVDSSEMAFKIAGSMAMKEAVSKASPVILEPMMKVEVEVPEDFIGNVIGDLIARRGQIESQSTEQGLAKVASKVPLATMFGYATDIRSKTQGRGIFTMEFSHYEEVPRSVAETIIAKSKGNA
- the rpsG gene encoding 30S ribosomal protein S7, which translates into the protein MSRRGVSQRRPVPSDSVYNSRLVSMIIRRIMRHGKKSLAARIVYEALKTIEERTGNGALETFEKAVRNATPLVEVKARRVGGATYQVPMEVRTDRGTTLALRWLVQYSRARPGRTMASRLANELMDAANETGSAIRKREETHRMAEANKAFAHYRY
- the rpsL gene encoding 30S ribosomal protein S12, producing MPTIQQLIRTEREQARQKTKSPALKQCPQRRGVCTRVYTTTPKKPNSALRKVARVRLTSGFEVTAYIPGIGHNLQEHSVVMIRGGRVKDLPGVRYHIIRGTLDTAGVKDRKQGRSKYGTKRPKAAKK
- a CDS encoding iron-sulfur cluster assembly accessory protein — encoded protein: MIQLSLAAANEIGRLKSKQQPNILFRLQVKPGGCSGLFYDIYFDQVVKVEDQVFDVNGTQVVLDAQSMNYITGLVLDYSEDLMGGGFRFHNPLAIATCSCGNSFSISDS
- a CDS encoding cupin domain-containing protein, producing the protein MASFTETTQSNALTLNAALNPRSIAASELRPWGSFTVLEEGRGYKIKRIEVKPGHRLSLQMHHHRSEHWIVVSGTARVVCGQQEVLLSNNQSTYVPQCTVHRLENPGVIPLVLIEVQNGEYLGEDDIIRYQDDYARTEK